In Candidatus Chlorohelix allophototropha, one DNA window encodes the following:
- a CDS encoding MJ1477/TM1410 family putative glycoside hydrolase yields the protein MNSKLFQRLLLSLLCASLLAVATGCTNETDISTQVSGTARQTRAVTLGITAAERRVTINTPNSISSSAAQSRPTTAVLPSFDSQWQTVKSFAYQLQNIELNQLERSNYDLLILDYSKDGSEETRFTASEINALKTRPGKSPRLVLAYLSIGEAEDYRWYWNNAWDSAKTGIPSTAAPSWLGTSNPDWQGNYKVKYWEPGWQTLLFGTPNSYMDKIIEAGFDGVYLDIIDAYEYWGPDGESGLNRRSAEQEMVNLVEAIAQYGRREKPEFGIFPQNGEALGRYPDYVQTVTGIGREDTWYDGNKANASSEIKGTLADLDLFKQAGKLVLATDYITSRPLIDDFYTKAQAKGFLAYATTRDLDQLTINSGHEP from the coding sequence ATGAATTCAAAGTTGTTCCAAAGACTATTGTTAAGCCTGTTATGTGCGTCATTGTTGGCAGTAGCAACCGGATGTACCAATGAAACCGACATAAGCACACAGGTTAGCGGCACTGCTAGGCAAACCCGCGCGGTTACTCTCGGTATAACGGCAGCAGAAAGGCGCGTTACTATAAACACGCCCAACTCTATTAGCTCTTCAGCAGCGCAAAGTCGCCCTACTACTGCGGTACTACCGTCTTTTGATTCGCAATGGCAAACAGTTAAATCTTTCGCGTATCAGCTCCAAAACATAGAGCTGAACCAACTAGAGCGCTCCAATTATGACCTTCTTATCCTAGATTATTCCAAGGATGGTAGCGAAGAAACCCGCTTCACTGCCAGCGAGATCAACGCGCTGAAAACTCGTCCGGGGAAATCGCCCCGACTGGTGCTGGCTTATCTGAGTATTGGTGAGGCAGAAGATTATCGCTGGTACTGGAATAACGCCTGGGATTCGGCTAAAACCGGCATTCCCTCTACTGCTGCGCCAAGTTGGTTAGGGACTTCCAATCCAGATTGGCAAGGTAATTACAAGGTGAAATACTGGGAGCCCGGTTGGCAAACGCTGCTATTTGGCACTCCAAACAGCTACATGGATAAAATTATCGAAGCGGGCTTTGATGGGGTTTATCTAGATATTATCGATGCCTATGAATATTGGGGTCCCGATGGGGAAAGTGGGTTGAATCGCCGCAGCGCAGAGCAGGAAATGGTAAATCTGGTAGAGGCAATAGCACAATATGGGCGACGCGAGAAGCCAGAGTTCGGGATATTCCCGCAGAACGGCGAGGCATTAGGGCGATACCCAGATTATGTGCAAACAGTTACCGGAATAGGGCGCGAGGATACTTGGTACGATGGCAATAAAGCCAATGCCAGTAGCGAGATAAAGGGAACACTTGCCGACCTAGATTTGTTCAAACAGGCAGGAAAATTGGTTTTGGCTACAGACTATATTACAAGTCGCCCTTTGATAGACGATTTTTACACTAAAGCTCAGGCTAAAGGCTTCCTTGCTTATGCTACCACCCGTGATCTTGACCAATTGACCATAAACTCAGGACATGAACCTTAA
- the glmS gene encoding glutamine--fructose-6-phosphate transaminase (isomerizing) produces the protein MCGIIGYIGNKPALPIIIGGLERLEYRGYDSAGVALLENSGKFQLHKRVGKLSNLTTSLKEELLNEEAYDCKLGVGHTRWATHGKPTEGNAHPHRSPNEQVIVVHNGIIENYVGLKERLANDGYRFSFLSETDTEVLAHLLERYMTVEGLSLELAMEEVLGVIKGTAAIVAFTINEPDKIVCARLSNAGAVVIGYGQEGEMFVASDIPAILPHTRRMSFLDSGEVAVLTREGASFFNQKHELVQKEIITSTADAISAAKGGYKHFMLKEIHDQPQAISDTLLGRVDLQAGKVRLDTIKLSENELAEIEKVTITACGTSWHAGLVGKFLIEELAGLPVEVDYSSEFRYRDPILSSKNLLVAITQSGETVDTLAAMEEAQRKGTKLISIVNVVGSQAARIADGVIYMQAGPEIGVASTKAFTASLVDLVLLAVYLGQLRKVIKPQRALSLLNSLVLLPKLIEATISEDRIYDQIARKITNANDFLYLGRWINYPVALEGALKLKELSYIHAEGYPAGEMKHGPIALVNKDLPVVAIATKDKVYDKVVSAIEQVKARDGWVLAIGTEGDNLLAEKADQIIYLPETDPLLTPVLAALPMQLLSYYIAVRRGCDVDQPRNLAKSVTVE, from the coding sequence ATGTGCGGCATAATCGGTTATATAGGTAATAAACCCGCGCTTCCGATTATCATCGGGGGATTGGAACGGCTTGAATATCGCGGGTATGACTCAGCTGGAGTGGCTTTGCTAGAAAACAGCGGTAAATTTCAATTGCACAAACGGGTGGGCAAATTATCCAACCTAACCACCAGCCTTAAAGAAGAGTTACTGAACGAGGAAGCGTATGATTGCAAGTTGGGAGTAGGGCATACCCGCTGGGCTACCCATGGGAAACCGACTGAAGGCAACGCACATCCCCACCGCAGCCCCAATGAACAGGTAATTGTGGTACATAACGGTATTATCGAAAACTATGTGGGGCTAAAAGAACGTCTCGCCAATGACGGTTATCGCTTTAGCTTTCTGAGCGAAACCGATACCGAGGTTTTAGCGCACTTGCTAGAACGCTATATGACGGTGGAGGGTTTATCGCTAGAACTAGCTATGGAGGAAGTGCTAGGCGTAATCAAGGGTACGGCTGCCATTGTGGCTTTCACTATTAATGAGCCGGATAAAATTGTATGCGCCCGTCTTTCTAATGCGGGTGCTGTAGTCATAGGTTACGGTCAGGAAGGGGAAATGTTTGTCGCCAGCGATATACCCGCCATTTTACCCCACACCCGTCGTATGTCTTTTCTGGACAGTGGCGAAGTAGCAGTTCTTACCAGAGAGGGCGCTAGTTTTTTCAACCAAAAACACGAACTGGTGCAAAAAGAAATTATTACCAGTACCGCAGATGCTATCAGCGCAGCTAAGGGTGGTTACAAACATTTTATGCTGAAGGAAATCCACGACCAACCGCAGGCTATCAGCGATACCTTACTGGGTCGGGTGGATTTACAAGCTGGAAAAGTTAGGCTAGATACCATAAAACTCTCGGAGAATGAACTTGCCGAGATAGAGAAAGTCACTATTACCGCTTGCGGTACAAGTTGGCACGCTGGATTAGTGGGGAAATTCCTGATTGAAGAACTGGCAGGATTACCAGTGGAAGTGGATTATTCCAGCGAGTTTCGCTACCGTGACCCGATCCTTTCCAGTAAAAACCTATTGGTGGCAATTACCCAGTCAGGTGAAACGGTGGACACGCTGGCGGCAATGGAGGAAGCCCAACGCAAGGGAACCAAACTTATTTCCATTGTGAATGTGGTGGGAAGCCAAGCAGCCCGGATTGCCGATGGAGTAATTTATATGCAAGCGGGACCGGAAATCGGAGTGGCTTCTACCAAAGCTTTTACCGCTTCGCTGGTGGATTTGGTGTTGTTAGCGGTTTATCTGGGGCAGCTTAGAAAAGTGATAAAGCCGCAACGGGCTTTAAGTTTGTTAAATAGCTTGGTTCTTTTGCCAAAACTGATAGAAGCAACCATTTCCGAAGATCGAATATACGATCAGATTGCCCGCAAGATAACCAATGCCAACGATTTCTTGTATCTGGGACGCTGGATTAATTACCCGGTGGCGCTGGAAGGAGCCTTAAAACTAAAAGAGTTGTCCTATATTCATGCCGAAGGTTATCCGGCAGGTGAAATGAAACACGGTCCGATTGCTTTGGTGAACAAAGATTTGCCAGTGGTAGCAATTGCCACCAAAGATAAAGTATATGATAAGGTTGTTTCAGCCATAGAACAGGTAAAAGCTCGCGATGGATGGGTACTGGCGATAGGCACTGAAGGCGATAATCTGCTGGCTGAAAAAGCCGACCAGATTATTTACCTACCCGAAACCGACCCTCTGCTTACTCCGGTGTTGGCGGCATTACCGATGCAATTGCTCAGCTACTATATAGCGGTGCGGCGAGGTTGCGATGTGGATCAACCCCGCAATCTGGCTAAAAGCGTTACGGTGGAATAA
- the galE gene encoding UDP-glucose 4-epimerase GalE, producing MRVLVTGGAGYIGSHTIMELLKQQHEVIVLDSLETGYIEALVELGIVNRLVVGSTQDAQLLDRVFREYKPEAVIHFAAYKSVAESIENPNRYFQNNVFGTTTLLDTMVRHGVKNLVFSSTCAIFGTPSYLPVQEHNNNTNPENPYGESKLIVEQILRWYDRAYGLKSVCLRYFNVAGAAEGARIGEDWTKAQNLIPVVLKAALGVIDSVQVFGSDYPTHDGTCIRDYIHVVDLAQAHILSMEYLLTTNTATCYNLGTGKGSSVMDVIQTVRNITGENFKVIMSPRRPGDPAAIWADSFKAVQELGWKTRYNLEDMIRSAYQWHKSHPNGWRQSDSEVLIPMG from the coding sequence ATGAGAGTGCTTGTCACCGGGGGAGCGGGGTATATCGGTTCGCATACTATTATGGAATTACTGAAGCAGCAGCATGAGGTAATCGTGCTGGATTCGCTCGAAACCGGATATATCGAAGCGTTAGTAGAATTGGGAATAGTAAATAGGCTCGTTGTAGGCAGCACCCAAGATGCGCAATTATTAGATCGGGTTTTTCGCGAGTATAAGCCAGAAGCGGTAATCCATTTTGCCGCCTACAAATCGGTAGCCGAGTCTATCGAGAATCCCAACCGATATTTTCAAAACAATGTGTTCGGCACCACCACCCTGCTGGATACGATGGTACGCCACGGGGTAAAAAATCTGGTTTTCTCCTCTACCTGCGCAATTTTCGGGACACCAAGCTACTTGCCCGTACAGGAACACAATAATAACACCAATCCTGAAAACCCATACGGGGAGAGCAAATTAATTGTAGAACAAATTCTGCGCTGGTATGACCGAGCGTATGGGTTAAAAAGTGTCTGCCTACGTTACTTTAATGTGGCAGGAGCAGCGGAAGGTGCTAGAATCGGGGAGGATTGGACTAAAGCCCAAAACCTGATACCGGTGGTATTAAAGGCGGCGCTGGGAGTAATCGACAGTGTACAGGTATTCGGTTCGGATTATCCAACCCATGATGGAACCTGCATCAGGGATTACATTCATGTAGTTGATTTGGCGCAAGCTCATATCCTGTCAATGGAATATTTGCTAACAACCAATACCGCCACCTGTTATAATCTTGGAACAGGCAAGGGCAGTTCGGTTATGGATGTTATCCAGACGGTTCGAAATATAACCGGCGAGAATTTCAAAGTAATAATGAGTCCGCGTCGTCCGGGTGACCCGGCAGCAATTTGGGCAGATAGTTTTAAAGCGGTTCAGGAATTGGGTTGGAAAACCAGATACAACCTAGAGGATATGATCCGAAGTGCGTATCAGTGGCATAAGTCACATCCCAACGGCTGGCGTCAATCGGATAGCGAAGTATTAATTCCAATGGGTTAA
- a CDS encoding HAD family hydrolase, with protein sequence MSQPNQYVFLLDVDNTLLDTDSISADLRAYLEQIFSKEAQQRYWQIFDELREELGYSDHLGTLQRFRVENMNQPNLIDVSLYLLNYPFKARLFPGALELIERFRSWGTVVILTDGDAVYQPHKINCAGLLKAVNRKVLVTIHKEQQLDQVELRYPASHYIMVDDKLRLLTEIKKRWGMGVTTIFVRQGHYAHEPDIFLKYPPADLMVENLAALLDYDLELIHVDKGRSR encoded by the coding sequence ATGAGCCAACCAAACCAATATGTATTTCTGTTGGATGTTGATAACACGCTGCTGGATACCGACAGCATTTCCGCCGACCTACGCGCTTATCTTGAACAGATTTTCAGTAAGGAAGCCCAACAACGATACTGGCAGATTTTTGATGAACTAAGAGAGGAATTGGGCTATTCCGACCATTTAGGAACATTACAACGCTTTCGCGTGGAGAACATGAACCAACCCAACTTGATTGATGTTTCTCTTTATTTGTTGAACTATCCTTTCAAGGCGCGCTTGTTTCCCGGGGCACTGGAATTAATCGAGCGTTTTCGTAGTTGGGGAACGGTTGTTATCCTGACAGACGGGGATGCGGTATATCAGCCACACAAAATAAACTGCGCTGGTCTGTTAAAAGCAGTGAACAGAAAGGTACTTGTTACAATCCATAAAGAACAACAATTAGATCAAGTAGAATTGCGCTATCCGGCAAGCCATTACATTATGGTTGATGATAAGTTGCGTCTATTAACCGAAATCAAAAAAAGATGGGGTATGGGCGTAACCACCATTTTCGTGCGCCAAGGACACTACGCCCATGAGCCTGATATCTTTTTAAAATATCCCCCCGCCGATTTAATGGTGGAAAACCTCGCTGCCCTCCTTGACTATGACCTAGAGCTTATACATGTGGATAAAGGAAGGTCAAGATAG
- a CDS encoding homospermidine biosynthesis protein, with the protein MADEKRVYGRKLDPRPIQKGLTVAQMVDEHLFAYNAARLREACQLLARKVMQPDVTVGVTLSGALTPTGLGYSALVPLIEGGYIDWIISTGANLYHDIHRSLGFELFQSTPFTDDLALREEHVIRIYDILFDQEVLLKSDAYLREVMRLPEFQKRMSTSELHNGLGKYLREREKVLGIEYRSVLGAAYEAGVPIYTSSPGDSTLGMNVAALQLMGLEIGFDPEADVNETTAIVYDAKAKGGKSAVLIFGGGSPKNFILQTEPQIQEVLGIAEKGHDYFIQVTDARADTGGLSGATPSEAMTWGKVDPEQLPDSIVCYLDSTVAIPVMASYVIDRAPQRPLKRLYDRRDELVSNLRETARKHYLSQEGN; encoded by the coding sequence ATGGCTGATGAAAAGAGGGTTTATGGGCGCAAACTAGACCCGCGCCCAATCCAGAAGGGTTTGACGGTGGCGCAGATGGTAGATGAACATCTGTTTGCCTATAATGCTGCCCGTCTGCGCGAAGCCTGCCAACTGCTGGCGCGCAAGGTAATGCAGCCGGATGTAACGGTGGGGGTGACTCTCTCCGGCGCATTGACTCCCACCGGGTTGGGTTATTCCGCGCTCGTTCCACTGATAGAGGGTGGTTATATCGACTGGATTATTTCAACGGGTGCGAACCTATACCACGATATTCATCGTTCTCTTGGGTTTGAGCTTTTCCAGAGTACCCCTTTTACCGATGACTTGGCGTTGCGGGAAGAGCATGTCATTCGCATTTACGACATTCTTTTCGATCAGGAAGTGTTGCTGAAATCCGATGCTTACCTGCGTGAGGTGATGCGTTTGCCGGAATTTCAGAAGCGCATGAGTACCTCAGAATTGCACAACGGCTTAGGCAAATACTTACGCGAGCGGGAAAAAGTGTTGGGCATTGAATATCGTTCTGTGCTAGGGGCAGCCTACGAGGCAGGCGTACCGATTTATACCTCTAGTCCGGGTGATTCCACTTTAGGTATGAACGTTGCTGCGCTACAGTTGATGGGGCTTGAGATTGGCTTCGACCCGGAAGCGGATGTGAACGAGACAACCGCAATTGTATATGATGCTAAAGCTAAAGGCGGCAAAAGCGCAGTGCTGATATTTGGCGGTGGTAGTCCCAAGAATTTTATCCTGCAAACTGAGCCACAGATTCAGGAAGTATTGGGCATTGCCGAGAAGGGGCATGATTACTTTATTCAGGTAACAGATGCGCGGGCTGATACGGGTGGTCTCTCCGGTGCGACTCCCTCCGAGGCTATGACATGGGGCAAGGTTGACCCCGAACAGTTGCCGGACAGCATAGTGTGTTACCTCGATAGCACGGTGGCGATACCCGTCATGGCATCCTATGTAATTGATCGCGCTCCGCAACGTCCTCTGAAACGACTTTACGACCGCCGAGATGAACTGGTTTCCAACTTACGTGAAACCGCTCGGAAGCACTATCTCTCACAAGAAGGCAACTGA
- a CDS encoding alpha/beta hydrolase, with translation MRTSGEKKKGLRLLRLSLFVFFCLLVSSYLGASYLYANAFTTSKDRSLGDKTPATYGLTYENVSFPAASDKKPTLRGWFVPNSASNKVLVLVHGRDATRRFGLSLSKPLWDAGYSLLLFDLEAHGQSDGDHYSFGQREQWDVVGAVNYLKSRGFASQHIGALAWSMGASSTIMAMSDIPDLKTAVSDSAYADFAHLQASRVATYPLLLQFVFPGVLVFGRLFYDVDIEASKPVQAIKSLGDRHLFLIHGEADTTVPVENFYTLKEAGGKNITETWLLPGVEHVQAFETYPQEYISRVTAFFKLELS, from the coding sequence ATGAGAACTTCCGGAGAAAAGAAAAAAGGGCTGCGCCTGTTAAGGCTTAGCCTTTTCGTCTTTTTTTGTCTGTTGGTTTCTAGCTATCTTGGGGCAAGCTATTTGTATGCCAACGCTTTTACCACCTCAAAAGACCGCTCGCTTGGTGATAAAACCCCCGCTACTTACGGTTTAACTTACGAAAATGTATCTTTTCCCGCTGCAAGTGATAAAAAACCGACATTGCGGGGCTGGTTTGTACCTAACTCCGCTTCAAACAAAGTATTGGTGTTGGTACATGGGCGCGATGCCACGCGCAGATTTGGTCTGTCCTTGTCAAAACCGCTCTGGGACGCTGGCTATAGCCTGCTTTTGTTCGATCTAGAGGCACACGGTCAATCCGATGGCGATCACTACTCTTTTGGGCAGCGTGAACAATGGGATGTGGTAGGGGCGGTTAATTACCTCAAAAGCAGAGGATTTGCGTCCCAGCATATTGGCGCACTTGCATGGAGTATGGGTGCGTCCTCAACCATAATGGCAATGAGCGATATACCCGACTTGAAAACCGCCGTTAGCGACTCGGCATACGCCGATTTCGCCCACCTACAAGCCTCTCGCGTTGCGACCTATCCTTTGCTACTCCAGTTTGTATTTCCGGGTGTGTTGGTGTTCGGACGGCTATTTTACGATGTGGATATTGAGGCTTCCAAACCTGTGCAAGCTATAAAAAGCCTCGGCGACCGCCATTTATTTCTAATTCATGGGGAAGCAGACACTACCGTTCCGGTTGAGAATTTTTATACGCTAAAAGAGGCAGGCGGCAAAAACATAACCGAAACATGGCTTTTGCCCGGCGTGGAGCATGTACAGGCTTTTGAGACATATCCCCAAGAGTATATTAGCCGCGTTACTGCCTTCTTCAAACTCGAATTGAGCTAG
- a CDS encoding CobW family GTP-binding protein produces MIDSPVKETKLNRKPAYVLVGFLGSGKTTLLGKLIGWCLENGMTPGLIVNEFGAVSIDGEMMRQEGMMLSELSNGCICCTAEGDLIPALIQMSIHPKVDLIILEASGLADPADMLDELTDPALWEAVEVGGIISVVDALRFDDLAEKTRLAQRQVEYADVLVMNKCDLVTEADALTLKEQLIGFNPKAQIFPAQQGLPEAGIEALLDLARSVGAGNAAKKEHTHHQHDHSHNHHGEADAHMSLHTLDFDMDLRLNKDAFEQFLKNLPSNVYRAKGFLWVEGDERPHVFQQMPGYVRVLPFQRHRPSLMRGVFIGQNLDKAWILEQIEACIVA; encoded by the coding sequence ATGATAGATTCGCCCGTAAAAGAAACCAAATTAAATCGCAAACCTGCTTATGTACTGGTAGGTTTTTTGGGAAGTGGCAAGACTACCCTTTTAGGAAAACTTATCGGTTGGTGTCTGGAGAACGGCATGACACCCGGCTTGATAGTAAATGAATTCGGTGCGGTTTCAATTGATGGTGAAATGATGCGGCAAGAGGGTATGATGCTCTCCGAGCTTTCCAACGGTTGTATTTGCTGCACAGCCGAAGGTGATTTGATACCCGCCCTTATCCAAATGTCTATTCATCCTAAAGTCGATTTGATAATATTGGAGGCGAGCGGTCTGGCTGACCCTGCCGATATGCTGGATGAATTAACCGATCCTGCTCTGTGGGAAGCGGTAGAAGTAGGCGGCATTATTTCGGTGGTAGATGCTCTACGTTTTGATGACCTTGCCGAGAAAACCCGCCTTGCCCAACGTCAGGTAGAGTATGCCGATGTGCTGGTGATGAATAAATGCGACTTGGTAACCGAAGCAGATGCTCTGACTTTGAAAGAGCAATTGATCGGTTTTAATCCGAAAGCCCAGATATTTCCCGCGCAGCAAGGTTTGCCGGAAGCCGGAATTGAGGCTTTACTTGATTTGGCGCGTAGTGTTGGGGCTGGAAACGCTGCCAAAAAAGAACATACCCATCACCAACACGACCATTCTCATAATCACCATGGTGAGGCGGATGCGCATATGTCCTTGCACACGCTGGATTTTGATATGGATTTGAGGCTAAACAAAGACGCTTTTGAACAATTCCTTAAAAATCTGCCGTCTAATGTATATCGAGCTAAAGGCTTTTTGTGGGTTGAAGGAGATGAGCGTCCCCATGTATTTCAGCAAATGCCGGGTTATGTGCGCGTTTTGCCATTCCAGCGTCACCGTCCTTCGCTAATGCGTGGGGTATTCATCGGGCAAAATCTGGATAAAGCTTGGATTTTGGAACAAATCGAAGCCTGCATTGTAGCGTGA
- a CDS encoding AI-2E family transporter: MPKNNQNAAVSAKPQPEDKPQEPTLLNWAQSKILRTEKLGRLALVMVIVLLTFTLFSIAWGIFATFSGLILLFVSAWLLALLLTPITRLLINMGIPKLVSVVGSYLSVLALLAIFMVLVVPGLITQTQDLIGSLGSISNEIQKSLNDWLKGLGLGSISINDFVGALQTFGTDVLKNALNTITGIAGFIIQLLLVFIISFSLLAGRRYTDTNPYSNDIDDRSRLWRKFPPSWLQFYKRLQQSLESNFGVFLGGQLTVAVIYGITVGILMSVTGFKYSVTTACVCGLLMIIPFFGGPLSLLPPLLVSFGSKEDRPIIIVLIILFVIQTALLNVILPKLVGGKVGIGPLTTLFVLLAGSQVGGIFGVLLAVPLAGVVKNMTEYLLIKIEEDADKVNPAPTTVTAPSKAQTKAEQTKAMEQGNKLTPNAEPPSQVDIALEALIKSNDS; the protein is encoded by the coding sequence ATGCCAAAAAATAACCAGAACGCAGCGGTATCAGCAAAGCCTCAACCTGAGGACAAACCGCAAGAACCCACCCTTTTGAATTGGGCGCAAAGCAAGATACTCCGTACCGAAAAATTAGGGCGACTGGCGCTGGTGATGGTCATTGTCCTTCTTACCTTTACCCTTTTCTCAATTGCTTGGGGTATATTTGCTACCTTCTCTGGGCTTATCTTGCTATTTGTAAGCGCATGGCTTTTAGCCTTATTGTTGACCCCCATTACACGTCTTCTTATCAATATGGGTATCCCAAAACTGGTATCCGTCGTCGGCAGTTATCTAAGTGTGCTGGCATTGTTGGCTATTTTTATGGTGTTGGTTGTGCCGGGTTTGATAACCCAAACCCAAGACCTTATAGGCAGCCTTGGCTCAATCTCCAACGAAATCCAAAAATCGCTCAATGATTGGCTTAAAGGGCTAGGGCTAGGCAGTATTAGCATTAACGATTTCGTAGGGGCATTGCAAACCTTCGGCACCGATGTATTGAAAAACGCCCTGAACACTATCACCGGAATAGCCGGGTTTATAATCCAGTTATTATTGGTATTTATTATTTCTTTCAGCTTGCTAGCAGGTCGCAGATATACAGATACAAATCCTTATAGTAATGATATAGATGATCGTTCTAGGCTCTGGAGGAAATTTCCACCAAGTTGGCTCCAATTCTACAAACGTTTGCAACAAAGCCTTGAAAGCAATTTTGGCGTTTTTCTTGGCGGACAGCTTACAGTCGCGGTTATTTATGGCATAACCGTAGGTATATTAATGTCGGTTACCGGCTTTAAATATTCTGTTACCACCGCGTGTGTGTGTGGTTTACTAATGATAATTCCCTTCTTCGGAGGACCACTTTCATTATTACCACCTTTGCTGGTAAGTTTTGGTAGTAAAGAAGATAGACCAATAATTATTGTCCTGATTATTCTCTTTGTAATTCAAACTGCCTTGTTGAATGTTATTCTTCCAAAACTTGTGGGCGGCAAAGTCGGAATCGGACCGCTTACCACACTTTTTGTGTTGTTAGCAGGCTCACAGGTGGGTGGCATATTTGGAGTCTTGCTGGCAGTACCTCTGGCAGGGGTTGTAAAAAATATGACAGAATACCTACTGATAAAAATTGAAGAGGATGCCGATAAAGTGAATCCCGCACCTACTACCGTTACCGCCCCCTCAAAAGCTCAGACCAAAGCTGAGCAGACCAAAGCAATGGAGCAGGGCAATAAACTGACACCTAATGCCGAACCTCCTAGTCAGGTTGATATAGCCCTTGAAGCGCTTATCAAAAGTAATGACTCTTAG